AAAGTTATGTCCTTAAAAATTACTTGCACAGTTGGTGTGAAGCCAAAGCGGATATCGTTGCCATCCTTTATCATTTGGCTCGTCTTAGAGAAAacctttttctcttgtttggGGCGAAGCCTCTAAGCAAccatttctttaaactttTAAACAAGGGTTCGGATTGCCCAACTTTATTTTCGAAAGAAGCggaaccaaagaaaaaacaaaaaaaaaaacactcaaACAGTATTACGTGTACACGCAAACGAACAAATACAGAAAGCGTGCATCAGTAAAGCTCTACTCAGAAATAGAAGGTGAACAATCGTGATTGAAGTCCAACggaaaaaaagtttttcaaaatgaatgaaTAGGAACCAGATACTCTGTATGCGGCACGATTGTTTACTTTGTCCACCATGGTGCATTATAAAATCTGGGCGGACTTGTCGCTCACAGGATAGAGTCGAAAGGGAGGAACACTTTTCGGTCAAGTTTGGCGTTGACGTACCGACTAACCACTAGAAATACAACATTCCTCAAATATATCGTGCGACACGCAGGCCTACCAGGGAAGTTGAAGGACATAAGTAAAATTGACGTTATGGTTAACTGGCTTCCATTATTCTCACGTGCTACTGCGAGGGCTACGGCGATGTGTTTATTCAATCCACCACGTATCGAATTTGGCTCGCAATCTTCTGCATTGTTCAATCTCATTTTACTTTGACAGCGGATCATAGAACTTGTTTTGTACGATCTTTGTTCCCTATTGTGCACGGGTGTGGAAAATTCAATCGTCTTACTGAATTTGGGCGCAGTAAATGTTTAGTGGCAATAGCATACAGCAGATCACTTGATACCGCATGTCAGCATGTTCCCGTAGCAAACGACCTACCAAAGATTGCCacaaagaattttcttttgtattgTGTGGTTAtgctttttaaataaaatataatattCATGACCTCTGTCAGTAGCAAAGGCCACATGATAGTATAAACTCCTAACTTGGATACGGAGCTACGTGTAAACTTTGCTGGAAGGGGTGATCGGCCATTGTCGGCCATGGTGTCACGAGATATGTTGTTAAGCGCATTGATGAATGgaatataaaagaaagatGGCAGTTAAGATTTAAAGACATCAGATATCTTTGTGTGCAACATACCATTAAATGAATTATATTTACACGCTTATCTTACATCAGGTAAGTCCTGAAAAGTAGAAGAAATATTAAAATCACGCTTACAGACGCACTTAAATCTAGCTATAAAGCTAGAGAACAACAAATATCAGACATACTATAAATGTCTTTTTCTCGTTTGGACCTTTGCATGGGTAAATGTAGGTCTAGCAACAAGATCCAGTGAATGATTCCCTCCACCCTTGGGCAGAGGATGACGACGGTGTTGCACCGACGGCTTTCCCACGGCCCAACATGGAAGTCAGGCATTTGATTTATACACAAGAACAAAACTAGTGTAAATGTAACGCATGTATGTCCTTCTGGCTTTGcctcctttttaaaaatattaagcATAATGTACGTTACAATACAGTTAAGCCTATCTTGGCTGCCGACATAAAAAAGTCTTTCCCTGCAAGtgaaaatataaaatgaaaaactttaCGTCCCATCCAATATGATGGTAAAATCCGTACGCATCGGGACGGAATACCTTAGATCTCTAGACAACGCGAGGAAATTCTGAATATCATCAACCTTAAAACATTCTTAAATATTTTACAATCTTAAAATCTATTATGCTGGCTGCTAGCCAAAGCTGCTTCTTTTATGCGAACAGCCACCTTACATGGGTCGGGGCGTAGACATAAGTCTTTAAGATCACATATAGCTTACATAATTTTACGATCATGTGTATACCTGTATTATATTCAATCTGTTAGTATGCTACATACACGGCACCGTCTGCCTAACCAGATGGGGCGACGATAAAATATCTGAAATCACTGGTTCAATCAATAATTCAGTTTAGTGCGGACGGTGAGGTCGGTGTAGTAGGGGCCGTGGACTCGAGTAGCATGCGATGGGCGTCAATGGAGGACGGATCAGTTGTGGAGCGTATGACAGAGACGACGCTCCTTAACTGAAAAATGACATTACAAGTAATAGAATTAAATGAAATTCTGTAACTTTCTGTACATAAAAATTGCCTACAATCGATGAGAGGAAAGCCGCTACAGGTGGTCGCTCAGCGTAACGTTCGTACGCATCCAAACTCTCGTGCAATTTCAGAGTTAACGAGTCGTAATGCGATCGAACGACCTCTAAGatctaaaaacgaaaaaaacatgATTAGAGCTTTTGAAGCCTATTTCGATTGACTAACCTGATCCTGGGTGGGTGTGGACAACTTTTGACTTTCCATCCACATTTCAACTTTGGGTTTGAAGTGCTGGCCGATAGCTCGAACGTTGATCAAGGCGGCTGACAGACGGACGGCTGATTCCCTGAATTCATTTTCTCCCGTTGAATAACGCAATGCTAAACGACATCAGCCATTAAACAACCTGGAAGCAATACAACAACTGACGCCTTGATATTTACCCATGGCGTGAAGATTGTCAAAAACATGATGCATTCTAATGATCTCATAGTAAAGGTCATCGTAACTCTGCGGCGAGGGCAGAAAAGTATCACCAAACGTAACAAATAGGTTTAGTATATTGACGGCTTGGGTAGCCAGTGCGAACAGGTCAAACTTCCGAATCAGTGCCGAGTCGCTACTATGAAGAAACTTGAGCAAAGCAATGAGCGCTGCCCAGAGTTCTTTCCATGGGCACAGCGACAAACGCAAACGACAGCGTTTCTGATGGCACAATACACGCAGAACTACACCTAAAGCCAATTCATACAACTCGTGCGGGAACTTTTTCATGAGATGGCTCAGGATAAACTCAATGATCAAGTCTGAAATTGACAACAGGAAACTCTGTAATCCAAACTTTCTAGATAAGAGAGAAAACGAAAGCAGTGAAACAAACCTAATAAACCGCAGACCAAAGGCCTAAAAGGTGGAGTTTTATCAGTTAAACTCTTTCGGTGTCGCATCGGCAGCCGATGAAGCGGAACCCGAAATGTCAAACCGGGATCATGCATTAATGAGTTGGCGTATTCATCTTCCGAAACGCAGGTTAGTATTAGAAAACAAAGCTTTGTGCTGTGATAGGCTGCTTCAGAACGAGTGTCCTGCATGATTATTGAACTACAAATGAAAGTATAtcataaatttatttttacggCCGAAAACGCTTGTCTCAATTAATGAATTAAATACCAGTATTCCAAATACGTAGCCATGAGATTAGACGTTGGCATAGCGACGTCTACAGTAGGAGGCGATGTAGCGTTCGTTTTATCGCCTCCCACAGTATTATTCGGATTTGTAATATCGGATTGATTTGCTTCTTCAGTCGTTTCGTTTTGTTCCACAGTAGTTGTTGGAGGCTATAGTTTAAATGAAATTTCAGTTTGCGGATAATTAACTTTTCTTAGAGTAAATTACATTGACGTCGGCTAGGCTTTGTGCAATAATGCCAACAAAATGCCTATTGAGGTGGACGGCTTGATACAATGCCAGCAGACCTGCATCGTTAGCTCTAAGGCAAAAGAAaccatttttaatttaatgacGGAAGCATATTGGAATAACGTACTTGACTTGTCCTATTCTAATTTCTGCTTCATCGGAAACGAACATTGATCCAACCATGGAAGTTAAAGAAGAGAGCCAGGAAGATTGTGGTTCAGCCTGCCTGCTCTGGACATAACGTTCGTTAAATTCACCCAAAGAGGCCATGACAACTTGAGCGTAAGCCGTCAACGCAAGTTCATCGTCCAGCATGGAAAGTTTCACCATATAAGGATTGGCACTACCAGTTTTGCGGTAACACGCCATAAGTGTGACCACTGCAACAGCATCCTGCCCAAGTTCCAAACGCCCTATTCAAAGAAGATTTATGATATCAATGGATTTTCTTATTTAGATGGACAAAAACTACGAATGTAAACACAATTTCGGTTACCTTGGGTTTGGCAAAGTATGTGAACTAGAGATTCAAAAACTGAATGTTGAGTAAAATACTCATAGAAAGGATTTTGTGCAATGTTGTCATTGCCAGTGCATGCTAATACCATCATCTTCAGACAGAGGGCTTTGATAGGAACAGGACATTCACctaaaaccaaatcaattgGGCAAAGTTAGACCAAGATTGTTAAGAACTGCTTTTATTGAGGTCAAACTTGTTAATATGTCGGAGCAGTGCTCTATCAACAACTGCATTTGCATTTCAGCAGCTCCTGCACCAATCAGAAGTTCGATTATGTCAGAGTTCACATCAACAGTAGAGCGGACAAAACCGGCTTTTATTAAGGCACACAATGTCTAGaagaaaaattatgaaaaattaaagatcCATAATATTATTCCAGAAGATCTAAGCTACCTGCAATGAATGAGCTACTCGCATTTGATGCTCATGTCCCAACATAAAGAcacattttgaaaataaagtgttcaaattctcttttattaaACCTAGCTGTTCACAATTGAGTTTCACCAATTCTGCTTCAATGACACCAACCTGAAATTTGAAAACCACTATTTGAAATTGTAGTTTGGGTAACAGATGAGCAATTAAATACTTTTGGTTTTAGGAGAAAAAATTCATCCCAAAAGTTTGAATTTCCACTAGCCTGATCTTCTCCCTGTTAAATCACATAAGGAATTTAATTTGACAAGTAAAAATTTGCTGGCTAGTTGCAGTCTTTGACGTGGCTCGTGGTTGCATATACTTACGCGAAAAAATGCCTCATAAATCTGAACGATTTTCTCCTTCAACTGTTTTTTCGAGCCTGATGTGCTCCTTTTTCTGGTAGACATTGCTAAATACCTTTCACGATTTTAACTTAAGGTTTCGACTTGAAATTAATCTGTACATTAGAAAGATATCTCAAACAATTCCATAGACAAACACGTCTTTCTTTACATATGGGGAGGACTTTTGACAGCTAAGACAGTTTCTGACTCGGCTCCCGTCACAACAAAAACACCATTGCCAAACAACCCAACATAGAAGTGGTGGATACCGGCGTCCGGCTAGGGTAGGgctagcgctcggccccgcgccaatcggggagctttttttttagtcaatccggtgcggtgatatcggtgatctgtgccttccccgattatcaatgaatagtgatctaaattggcagttgccctgcggtcaacaaaaacaaaaatgtgaccctagtcacgtgattctcgttggcctatcagaacccaaggtcactggtaagactaaccccctatggctgaagcggtgctatcggtgcagcaccgattatagcaccgttccgcaccgaaaaaagaaatccccgcaccgaactttcCCGATTCatttaatcggggaagcttagcggtgtccccgattagaatgtgatcggggcggAGCCCTAGGCAGGGCTCGCCCCatgtccaatgggtaggtatttgggcgaatgggtaggtcttctcggcaaaaaaattggatccggtgggtaacggttcctaagactttgtgcccactacctacccgggtaccatgtgggtaacacaatttcgaaaaccgtttccattaaccgggttcaaaacccggttatctccgatttcctacccgattacccgagtttttccctgaaatcaagttacgccctttgaatttcccgccacaaaaaatttttttgctaccctcccttttaatttaacttggggctttgcaagccgccattttccaagatggctgtgggtatacccggtttgcccatcaaatccgcccagcctacccactttggcaaatagactaccccgatcgctcatgggcgactttttttggcgacgaaccgcgggtaaaccgggttttcgagaaccggggccgagccctaagcATGGCGTTTGCCTACCTCTTCTAATAGACCGTGCATGCACCATCAATTTGTAAGTTACTTTGCCACACATTGTTGTAATCGTCCTCAGAGTATGTGTTATAGTATCAACAAACAGTTGGGGAAAACCAAGACGTTATCAAGCGCTTAGAGAtattttcaacatttaaaaatgttcaCTCTAAAGTAAAGATAACAGTCTAAACAAGACGTAGAAAGTAATCGCAACTCTATGAATCAAGTGTAGGGTTTCGTCAGCGGTCGTAGTCCAACGTGAATATTGCGATCAAGTACAAACACTTTTGGCTGGTTGTGGAAACCTCTTGCCCCCCCTCTTCATTGAATGCAGATTTATATGAACCCAAACTTCATATTTGGTCATTATGAAGTGATCTTTTAACACGGCAACAGTCTCTTTGCGAACCAAAACAAAAGCTGCTCGTTTGGTTCTTTCTATGCTTTAGCTTAAGAAAGAATTGCAAAATTAACTGCTGCGATTTCTGTTATTTGTGACTACTGCCAACAAAATGGGGGGACGATGTCTACGTTTCAACacattgattttgttttgtgttttctttgcGTTTAACGTGACGTCATTGACGAAAACAAATTCGTTGATTGCTGATGGGGGCGTGCAAACGAGTGTTAGCAGTTCTCTTCCCACGGAATCGGGCAGAACCAAACGAACCATTCAAACTGTAATAAAATTTGTTCGAAATGGGGTACCTCTAATTCATTTAATAGTTAGcaacataaaaaaatcattggAAGAAAGGGTACCGGTTGAGGAACTGATCTCTCATTTTGAGACGATACAAAACGAGTTGGAAGCTCAGAGTAGAGAGCTCCAGTTCATTaacaaagaaattcaaaaactaGGCTTGTCTGTGGGATATTCTCAGCACGAAGAGAAAATCAAAGGCAGTCTGTTGGCGTTGCAGGAATACCTAGAACTTCCTGACGAGCATCATCGTAATCTTTTCATCGAGCAAGGGAAATATCTCAGTCAAAGTATCAGTTTCCTAATCGAAGGACTACTAGGTCAAAACGCCTTTAGTCCAGACATTATGCAAGGTCATAAGAGACGCTGTCGAAGTAAGTTTGATTATCATAAGTTATTACTTCTAAATTCTCTTCTTTATCTGTAATGTTGCGTCTATGTTTTTTAGTGTCACGGACGAGAATTGCGAAGGAACGTTGAATACATATCCAGTATAATTATGACTGGACTTTGGGTACGTGGCGAGTACCAACGTATAATTGATGTCCGAGAACGCGTTAGGTTCGACTAAATTTGTGTTCTTTTTGAGCATATACTAAATTTAATTTCTAGCAATATCACTAGTTCAGCTTTCAAGAATTCCATCTTGGCATCGGCTACTAAATTGTCGAAGAGGCTCGATGACATGTTGATCGAGTGCAAGACAAGTGAAAGGCTTGTCAACGATGACATGCGCAAGATTATGGAAAGAAACCGTGACCTTGACAAAAAATCTTTGGCTGATTCTCTGCTTGAATTCTTGGAAAGTAAGTACGACATCAACAAATGGATCGTTGTTTTGATGGAATGGAAGCTGTATTCGAAACCATTTTACTATACCCAACTCGAGGAGTATTGGAAAACGTTTCCGAGTGCGGTTTCAGATTTTGTCGACTCTTCAGAAGGATTCCATAAGGCAACGTTTCAAAACGATCTCGCACTAGCCCTTCCGATTGATGGGGAGGCCAATTTTTCTGAAACCATCAATCTAATGAATGACCATttcaaagaatttcaaatcccTTTAACCTACCGTCAAGCTCAATGGAAGAATGGCTACGGTGACCCTTCAAGTGGATACACGCATTGTAACGCCATCGACCACAGGTGGAATTTCGGAGAGCAAGGCCGCCTTTCATCAGGGTCCGGCGGTATCTCCGAACATCTTCGCGTGTTTTGGATGCCTACTCTTACTGACAGTCGATTAGACGTTGAAATGCTATCAGTCGATCAAACAGGGTTTGAGAAAGTAATTATCGTTGCCTCGAAAGGCGCGGAATATTTGCGACTTCCTACGACATCAAATTGCCCCAATTTGCTCGTGTCACTGATACCAACGAAACCAATCGTACCCAAATCATGTTCTTATAACCCCGTGAATGTCGACGGGAGTGGCCCTTTGCGCAACAAATATCGCAACGCTTACTTATCGGTGAAACGTGACTCGAGCGCTAAAGGTGCGTACATAATTTTGGACCGagaattgaaaaacagcaGTGCTCAGGTATGGCAATTCGCCAATGATAAATTAATGAATGAATTCGGCAAATGTTTGACGGCGTGGAATCGTGGATCGTGGTACCTTCATCAGTACGACTGCCATCATAACTGGCCTGGGCAAAGGTGGACTCGCCATGGTCTCCAACTTGTTAATGGGTATGGGTTTTGTTTAGACAGTGAAAGACCTAATATGTATCCCATCCAAAATTATTGCAAATCACATTCGTCATTCATGTGGTACAGCAATAATAACCCCGACTGCTAAACACCCGAAAGttctgcaaaaatttttcgtatAATCGTGATGTCGATGATGACCTATTCCCGTTTAGGCTTAATCCTAATCAACTGATATTTGACCTGCAAAAGTAGAATTTGTTCAGTGCTAACCAATGGTAATACACGAACACTATAGGCTGGTTTGGAAATTGTTTCTATTCAAAAATATGTacgctatttttttttcgtttctcagCTCTTCTCGTAGCTGCCAGCATGCGGACGATATGTACAGATATGATGAAGCGCTTCGAAGTAcagtcatttttttcttcgacaTGTCTTATTTTTCTTCGCAGGAAATGCAATTATCATGACTAATCTAACATTTGTAAAAACTGTTTCTCTAAAATGAACATAAAATATgatgtttatattttttacgAAGGATGATTTcgcaataaaaagaaaaaaaagaataaaccgCAGGTGGAATAGCACTGAGGAACCGGAGCACAACAGAAGCCAAATGACTTAACGCAGGTCTTCAGATTTCAGATGGTAGGTCTATACGTGAACTATCGTGATACTTGCTAGGTAGCACCACTTCTTCTTGATGTGTCCGTTGCCTTCTGTGGTTATCGACTGCGGGCTTTTCTAACTGTCATCTAACACAATCATCGATCTTGTTCCAGAATTGTTTCCCACAACTATGTAGTTCATACACTTCGACTGTAATTTATAAAACATCAGGTGTCATTTTTGTGTCAGCGTCCCAACTACCAAAGTATGATAGATTAGGACAGCAATAAATTCCCATGAAAATTGCTACTATACTCGGTATAATTTAGTACAATGTTATTCTTTATAATGTTAGGGTTGTCATCGTGCAAGTTCAAAAAGAATTCGAGCACGCGAGCAATTCGCAAAACTATATAATGATATAAAAGCGTATATTACTCGAAAGTTTTCGGAAAGATATACATGATGATTGTCTGAAGAGTTTAACTAGTTACCTGTCCGTGGACAAAAAAGTAAATGCTGGGAGGGAACGCCCCAAGGTAAAAGAGCAACTGCATTTAACAAAGAGTCACCTATTATACAGTGGCagcaaatttttaaaaagtgttCGAAAATTTCTC
This sequence is a window from Daphnia magna isolate NIES linkage group LG7, ASM2063170v1.1, whole genome shotgun sequence. Protein-coding genes within it:
- the LOC116927412 gene encoding armadillo-like helical domain-containing protein 3: MSTRKRSTSGSKKQLKEKIVQIYEAFFRGEDQASGNSNFWDEFFLLKPKVGVIEAELVKLNCEQLGLIKENLNTLFSKCVFMLGHEHQMRVAHSLQTLCALIKAGFVRSTVDVNSDIIELLIGAGAAEMQMQLLIEHCSDILTSECPVPIKALCLKMMVLACTGNDNIAQNPFYEYFTQHSVFESLVHILCQTQGRLELGQDAVAVVTLMACYRKTGSANPYMVKLSMLDDELALTAYAQVVMASLGEFNERYVQSRQAEPQSSWLSSLTSMVGSMFVSDEAEIRIGQVKANDAGLLALYQAVHLNRHFVGIIAQSLADVNPPTTTVEQNETTEEANQSDITNPNNTVGGDKTNATSPPTVDVAMPTSNLMATYLEYCSIIMQDTRSEAAYHSTKLCFLILTCVSEDEYANSLMHDPGLTFRVPLHRLPMRHRKSLTDKTPPFRPLVCGLLDLIIEFILSHLMKKFPHELYELALGVVLRVLCHQKRCRLRLSLCPWKELWAALIALLKFLHSSDSALIRKFDLFALATQAVNILNLFVTFGDTFLPSPQSYDDLYYEIIRMHHVFDNLHAMALRYSTGENEFRESAVRLSAALINVRAIGQHFKPKVEMWMESQKLSTPTQDQILEVVRSHYDSLTLKLHESLDAYERYAERPPVAAFLSSILRSVVSVIRSTTDPSSIDAHRMLLESTAPTTPTSPSALN
- the LOC116927413 gene encoding LOW QUALITY PROTEIN: uncharacterized protein LOC116927413 (The sequence of the model RefSeq protein was modified relative to this genomic sequence to represent the inferred CDS: deleted 1 base in 1 codon); its protein translation is MGGRCLRFNTLILFCVFFAFNVTSLTKTNSLIADGGVQTSVSSSLPTESGRTKRTIQTVIKFVRNGVPLIHLIVSNIKKSLEERVPVEELISHFETIQNELEAQSRELQFINKEIQKLGLSVGYSQHEEKIKGSLLALQEYLELPDEHHRNLFIEQGKYLSQSISFLIEGLLGQNAFSPDIMKVIRDAVECHGRELRRNVEYISSIIMTGLWVRGEYQRIIDVRERVSSAFKNSILASATKLSKRLDDMLIECKTSERLVNDDMRKIMERNRDLDKKSLADSLLEFLESKYDINKWIVVLMEWKLYSKPFYYTQLEEYWKTFPSAVSDFVDSSEGFHKATFQNDLALALPIDGEANFSETINLMNDHFKEFQIPLTYRQAQWKNGYGDPSSGYTHCNAIDHRWNFGEQGRLSSGSGGISEHLRVFWMPTLTDSRLDVEMLSVDQTGFEKVIIVASKGAEYLRLPTTSNCPNLLVSLIPTKPIVPKSCSYNPVNVDGSGPLRNKYRNAYLSVKRDSSAKGAYIILDRELKNSSAQVWQFANDKLMNEFGKCLTAWNRGSWYLHQYDCHHNWPGQRWTRHGLQLVNGYGFCLDSERPNMYPIQNYCKSHSSFMWYSNNNPDC